In Geotalea uraniireducens, one genomic interval encodes:
- the ttcA gene encoding tRNA 2-thiocytidine(32) synthetase TtcA, translating into MTAVEERLYKRIKNGVGRAIADFNLIEEGDRIAVAVSGGKDSYTLLQMLEALRRRAPVKYELLALTIDSGYPGFRADIIAAHLQATGVPYHVEKTNHFEIITEKRRPGSSYCSICARLKRGVLYTLAQQFGCNKLALGHHLDDFIETLLLNQFYVGSLKAMAPRMLADNGATVVIRPLVYVEEQEIIPFAQQSGFPVVCCCCPVCGTADLQRQRMKKLLAELERENPSVKRSLLRALANVQPRHLLDRELQQVCAVP; encoded by the coding sequence ATGACGGCGGTTGAAGAGAGGCTGTACAAAAGAATCAAGAACGGGGTCGGCCGGGCGATCGCCGATTTCAACCTGATCGAGGAGGGGGACCGGATTGCTGTGGCGGTCTCGGGGGGGAAGGATTCCTATACCCTGCTCCAGATGCTCGAAGCACTGCGCCGCCGGGCGCCGGTCAAATATGAACTGCTGGCGCTGACCATCGATTCCGGCTACCCGGGGTTCCGGGCGGACATCATTGCCGCGCATTTACAGGCAACCGGCGTCCCCTATCACGTGGAAAAGACCAATCACTTTGAGATCATCACGGAAAAACGCCGCCCCGGTTCCTCCTACTGTTCGATCTGTGCCCGGCTCAAGCGCGGCGTACTCTATACCCTCGCTCAGCAGTTCGGCTGCAACAAGCTGGCGCTCGGCCACCATCTCGACGATTTCATCGAAACCCTGCTGCTCAACCAGTTCTACGTCGGTTCGCTGAAAGCGATGGCGCCACGGATGCTCGCCGACAACGGCGCGACGGTGGTCATCAGGCCGCTCGTCTATGTGGAGGAACAGGAGATCATCCCCTTTGCCCAACAGAGCGGCTTTCCGGTGGTCTGCTGTTGTTGCCCGGTCTGCGGGACGGCGGATCTGCAGCGGCAGCGGATGAAAAAGCTCCTCGCCGAACTGGAGAGGGAGAACCCGTCGGTCAAGCGGAGCCTCCTGCGGGCACTGGCCAACGTGCAGCCGCGCCATCTCCTCGACCGGGAGTTGCAGCAGGTTTGTGCCGTGCCCTGA
- the priA gene encoding replication restart helicase PriA, with amino-acid sequence MKCRLNGAEAMSNPLSIIIEVAVPLPLDSTFHYRVPASLARQAELGRRVLVPFGKRKVTAYVLGHAATSEHQLVDILDVLDEQPLFTPQELKFYRWAAAYYLHPLGEILKAALPAGINQQSGRKGAAVTPGTAPAELLTGGQRIKTETVYRLTPGATVERSPRGKAALLLDHFRTGGEYSATELRRLFADCTAPLRRLAELGLVHSRQREVYRDPFKDVIFDRDAPLPLNPEQSAALHQISDAMAAGRFQPFLLFGVTGSGKTEVYLQAIAQLLPLGKTALVLVPEIALTPQLVNRFKRRFDCGIAVLHSGLSTGERYDEWRRIRRGEVSIVIGARSAIFAPLERLGIIVVDEEHEGSYKQNEGFRYNARDLALVRGKMAHACVVLGSATPQVTTWHAAHAGQVTVLPLPHRVNGQPLPRAEIIDMRQRRGELIMPPLAAALTDNLAAGGQSLLFLNRRGFATWLTCAECGQVLRCPNCAVTLTYHQRRNRHCCHYCDYSIPAPSVCPACNGPVTHFGIGTEQVEARLRELFPAARIDRMDRDTTSGKGSHSRILQRVAERQTDILIGTQMVAKGHDFPGITLVGILSVESTLNIPDFRSAERTFQLITQLMGRAGRGSEPGKVMVQSLNPEHYALTFSCGSEIDGFYRCEVDFRREAGYPPFAFLAALYLTGTAGEAVEREARLAADKLLAVRRRAGTRLEILGPAPAPLAKLRGRFRWQILLKSRNRTELHHLLVDFRSAYLAPAGIRLQIDVDPADLM; translated from the coding sequence ATGAAATGCCGGTTGAACGGCGCCGAGGCCATGAGCAACCCCCTTTCCATCATAATTGAAGTCGCCGTCCCCCTGCCGCTGGACAGCACCTTCCACTACCGGGTGCCGGCATCCCTCGCCCGGCAGGCCGAACTCGGCCGACGCGTGCTGGTCCCTTTCGGCAAGCGGAAGGTGACCGCCTATGTCCTTGGCCACGCAGCGACCAGCGAACATCAACTCGTCGATATCCTCGACGTGCTTGACGAACAGCCGCTCTTTACCCCGCAGGAGCTGAAATTCTACCGCTGGGCAGCAGCGTATTACCTGCATCCCTTGGGCGAAATCCTTAAAGCGGCCTTGCCGGCAGGCATTAACCAGCAAAGCGGCAGAAAGGGTGCTGCCGTGACGCCCGGCACTGCGCCAGCCGAGCTTCTGACCGGCGGCCAGCGCATCAAGACCGAGACGGTCTATCGCCTCACCCCCGGGGCAACCGTCGAGCGATCTCCGCGCGGCAAGGCTGCTTTGCTCCTCGACCATTTCCGCACCGGCGGCGAATATTCCGCGACCGAGTTGCGCCGATTGTTCGCCGACTGCACCGCGCCGTTGCGTCGTTTGGCTGAGCTGGGTCTGGTACACTCCCGCCAGCGCGAAGTATACCGGGACCCATTCAAGGATGTGATCTTCGACCGAGACGCTCCCCTTCCCCTCAATCCCGAGCAATCGGCGGCTTTGCACCAGATCAGCGACGCCATGGCGGCTGGACGCTTCCAGCCGTTCTTGCTGTTCGGGGTTACCGGCAGCGGCAAGACCGAGGTGTACCTGCAGGCAATCGCCCAGCTGCTGCCACTCGGCAAGACCGCACTCGTATTGGTCCCGGAGATCGCTCTCACTCCCCAGCTGGTCAACCGATTCAAGCGCCGTTTCGACTGCGGAATAGCCGTGTTGCACAGCGGCTTGTCCACCGGCGAGCGTTACGATGAATGGCGCCGGATCAGGCGCGGCGAGGTATCGATCGTCATTGGTGCCCGTTCGGCGATCTTTGCGCCCCTCGAACGACTCGGCATCATTGTCGTTGATGAAGAACACGAGGGGTCCTACAAACAGAACGAGGGATTCCGCTACAATGCCCGGGACCTGGCGCTCGTCCGGGGCAAGATGGCCCACGCCTGTGTCGTCCTCGGCTCGGCCACGCCCCAGGTGACAACCTGGCACGCGGCACATGCCGGCCAGGTAACCGTCTTGCCACTCCCGCACCGGGTTAATGGCCAACCGCTCCCCCGGGCTGAAATCATCGACATGCGGCAACGCCGCGGGGAATTGATCATGCCACCGCTCGCTGCCGCCCTGACCGACAACCTCGCGGCGGGCGGCCAATCCCTCCTCTTCCTCAACCGCCGGGGATTCGCCACTTGGCTTACCTGTGCCGAGTGCGGGCAGGTTCTTCGCTGTCCTAACTGCGCCGTGACGCTGACCTACCATCAGCGCCGCAACCGCCATTGCTGCCATTACTGCGATTACTCGATCCCGGCGCCGTCGGTCTGTCCCGCTTGCAACGGTCCGGTCACTCATTTCGGCATCGGCACCGAACAGGTTGAGGCCCGACTGCGCGAGCTGTTCCCTGCCGCACGGATCGACCGGATGGACCGCGATACGACGTCCGGCAAGGGGAGCCATTCACGGATTCTCCAACGCGTTGCCGAACGGCAGACCGACATCCTGATCGGCACCCAGATGGTGGCAAAAGGCCACGACTTCCCCGGCATCACCCTTGTCGGGATACTGTCTGTCGAGTCAACACTCAATATTCCCGATTTCCGGAGTGCCGAACGGACATTTCAACTGATTACCCAGCTTATGGGACGGGCCGGCCGCGGCTCGGAGCCGGGGAAAGTAATGGTGCAGAGCCTAAACCCCGAGCACTACGCTCTCACCTTCAGCTGCGGGAGTGAGATCGACGGTTTTTACCGGTGCGAGGTGGATTTTCGCCGGGAGGCCGGTTACCCCCCCTTTGCGTTTCTGGCGGCACTCTACCTGACTGGAACTGCCGGCGAGGCTGTCGAGCGGGAAGCACGGCTGGCCGCTGATAAATTGTTGGCGGTCCGCCGCCGGGCCGGCACCCGCTTGGAGATACTCGGTCCGGCTCCCGCCCCCTTGGCCAAGCTGCGCGGGCGATTCCGCTGGCAGATTCTCCTGAAATCCCGTAACCGGACCGAACTGCATCATCTGCTGGTCGACTTCCGCTCGGCCTATCTTGCCCCGGCAGGGATTCGTCTGCAGATCGACGTCGACCCGGCAGACCTCATGTAA
- the def gene encoding peptide deformylase codes for MIRKILAYPDPILKRKSAPVAIISDAIKELVRDMAETMYEAQGVGLAAPQVGVNQRLVVIDVSQRDDRPELIVAINPLIVHAEGDSYEEEGCLSIPKYAANVHRHAQVVVRALNLAGEEITYHADGLLAIAFQHEIDHLDGILFVDHLSPLKKEIFKKKYRRQTEEG; via the coding sequence ATGATCCGCAAGATCCTCGCCTATCCCGACCCGATATTGAAAAGAAAGTCCGCCCCGGTGGCAATTATCAGTGACGCCATCAAGGAGTTGGTGCGCGACATGGCCGAAACCATGTATGAGGCCCAAGGCGTCGGTTTGGCTGCTCCTCAGGTCGGCGTGAACCAGCGACTGGTCGTGATTGATGTCTCACAACGCGACGACCGTCCTGAGCTGATCGTGGCGATCAACCCGTTGATCGTCCATGCCGAGGGGGACAGTTACGAGGAAGAAGGGTGCCTGTCCATCCCCAAGTATGCGGCAAATGTCCATCGTCACGCCCAGGTTGTCGTCAGGGCGCTCAACCTCGCCGGCGAAGAAATTACCTACCATGCCGACGGGTTGCTGGCGATCGCCTTTCAGCACGAAATCGACCACCTCGATGGCATTCTTTTCGTTGACCATCTTTCCCCCCTCAAAAAGGAAATCTTCAAAAAGAAGTACCGCCGTCAGACTGAAGAAGGTTAA
- the fmt gene encoding methionyl-tRNA formyltransferase, with protein sequence MPGLRIIFMGTPDFACPTLQKLIERGERVITVVTQPDRPKGRGQKLLPPPVKVLAEQHGVPVLQPVKVRNPDVIEQIRELGPDLIVVVAFGQILPQALLDIPRLGCINIHASLLPRYRGAAPINWCLINGETETGITTMLMDAGLDTGDMLVKRQLAITPDEDAQALHDRLSQLGAETIDETLNQLQAGTLQRQKQDDTQSCYAPLLKKDNGLIDWTKSSLQIKNLVRGMTPWPGAFTYLHGQLVKIFQVDVAAESGPAGTILSVGPAGIVVGCGTNESVLVRELQLEGRKRLKVADFLAGYKISVGDTFSAITRTGDA encoded by the coding sequence ATGCCCGGACTGCGCATCATCTTCATGGGGACCCCTGACTTTGCCTGCCCGACCCTGCAGAAGCTCATCGAGCGTGGTGAACGCGTAATCACTGTGGTCACCCAGCCCGATCGCCCCAAGGGTCGCGGGCAGAAGCTTCTCCCTCCGCCGGTAAAGGTTCTTGCCGAACAGCACGGGGTCCCGGTACTCCAGCCGGTAAAGGTGCGCAATCCGGATGTTATTGAGCAAATTCGGGAGCTGGGCCCCGACTTGATTGTCGTCGTGGCCTTCGGCCAGATTTTGCCCCAGGCGCTCCTGGACATCCCCCGGCTCGGCTGTATCAACATTCACGCTTCGCTGTTGCCCCGTTATCGTGGCGCAGCCCCCATCAACTGGTGCCTGATCAACGGCGAAACGGAGACCGGCATTACCACCATGCTCATGGATGCCGGACTCGATACCGGTGATATGCTGGTCAAGCGCCAGCTGGCCATTACTCCAGACGAAGACGCCCAAGCGCTCCATGATCGCCTTTCACAGCTCGGTGCCGAAACGATTGACGAGACCCTGAACCAACTCCAGGCCGGTACGCTGCAGCGCCAGAAGCAGGATGATACACAATCCTGCTATGCCCCCTTGCTGAAGAAGGACAACGGCTTGATCGATTGGACCAAGTCCTCTCTGCAGATCAAAAACCTTGTCCGGGGGATGACTCCCTGGCCCGGAGCATTTACCTACCTGCACGGGCAGCTAGTGAAGATTTTTCAAGTTGATGTGGCTGCAGAATCGGGGCCGGCCGGAACCATTCTGAGTGTCGGCCCGGCCGGAATTGTAGTCGGCTGTGGCACCAATGAAAGCGTGCTGGTCAGGGAATTGCAGCTCGAAGGGCGGAAACGCCTGAAGGTTGCCGACTTCCTTGCTGGCTACAAAATTAGTGTCGGCGACACTTTTTCCGCTATCACCAGGACCGGCGATGCCTGA